In the genome of Rhopalosiphum padi isolate XX-2018 chromosome 1, ASM2088224v1, whole genome shotgun sequence, the window TCTTAATGAATGATCATCTCGTTTAGTTAAACTGCAAAATAGTTCTATAGCTCCTGACTCTAAGATTGGTTCTTTGGATGGTgaaaattctaataaaaggtTACATAGTGTGGAAGAGGTGACACTCAGAATTTCATCTGAAGCACCTTCTAATAATGTCATTAAAGGTTTCCAAACTGAATGATCTTGAAAAGTTGTACGTAGTTGCTGGACAGAACGTGACAAAGAATGTAAACATCGAACAGCAGCCAATTGCACTTTAGGGCTAGGATCTTTCAGACCTAAAACTATATGATCAATTAAATTGTCAGTTTCAATTATACGCTTACGAATTTCTTCATCATTTGCCCCAAGAGATGCAAATACCTAAAACATACATGATTATAAATActcaaaaattttaaagaattagaaaaaaattatgatttatttttactttgaaaGCAGCTTGTTTCATTTCTTTAGACCTATGTTCTCCATAAGTGCCACCATATTCCCCCAAAGGATGTGCAGGATAATTCACAAACTCTGCTAGAGTTTGTAACAAGTGATTTGATATACTTGCTAATGACTGAAGTTCAGCATCATCCTCAATAAGTACAGCTAAAATTTCAGCTGCTTCAACACGATGTTCCCATTTTTGATCATTTTGACATAAGCGCACAAGAGTTGGTAATGCTCCAAACATTActttagaatcatttacttctAATGCTCCTGCTCTATAGAGACACGTTATGCATTTTGATGCGGCTAAACGCATACTAGTTGGTCGATCACCACCTCGCATTGAGTCTAACATTTCTGGCATTGTCTTGCCATTATATTCAGTCTCTTCTAAAGCTGCAGAAATCATTGGGTTATCTTGGCAAACACGAGCAAAACATTTCAACGTGGCAATGGATAAATCGTCCAGTTCAGTGTTCAATAGATTAGCCAAAATAAAACCGATTCCTTCTTCCCATAGTATATTTTGATGAGCTGTTGTCCGACAAGAATAAGATAGTATAGACATGGCACAAATACTGTTGCTAATAGAATCTTCAATAGTTTTAATCAGCTTTCTTATAATGGCTACATCACTAAACACTACGGAATAATCAGAAAAAGGAAATTGTAAAATGGTACATATGCAACGAAGACATGCTTCTGTAAATTTTGGTTCATCGTCCATGAGGAAAGCATTGAATATATATGTCACAACATTTGCATCCACCAGTGCCTTAACTTGGTCTTCAGTTCCTTTGGCCAATGAGCCAAGTATTACTACAGTTTCTAGACGGATATCTGGTGTTTTTGATTGGTCGGGTAACAcctaaaaaagaataataaatattgcattgATGAATCGAGTAAAAGTGCCTGAAAGGAATTTTCATTTTCagttttataatgaattacCTGCAAAAGCCTGGGTAGTATGCCGTTGGCGATAACTATTCCCTTTTGCTTGTTGCTACCCATGATGGAGTTCTTTACGAAATTGAGCGCCTGATAGCATTTTGCGTTGTCTTGCGTGTACAGGTTGTCGATGTAGTAACGAGACGTTTCAGCATTCATGACGAATATCGGATGTGGaaccataataacaatatcaatgatgacagtaataatgtattattattattgtgattttgtCGTCAGTCTTTCAGTTCGGTCAGAGCGGCAATCGTCAACGTATCGTCGCAAATAGGACCACCATTGAAATCTGAGAGTAAGAAACTGGTTACGGGGACGAAAAAATACGAATCATGTACCAAAAAAAATCGATGGCCCCGAAAACGAATCGCTTTGATATAGAAAATAGTTATATTGAAAATTGGAAAACTTCAATAATCtcgcaaaataatataacaacgatAACAgctttaatatttcttttgttaTCTAAACACGGAATATTTGCAAACTTTGAGATTATGGTAATAACCAACGTTGTGGTAACAATAACCCAACATTCgtgacaatattacaataagtaaCTCGGTCTGTTCACAGagtaaacaaaaaattagtAGTTTCTTGAgttttttcctttattttattattttacattattgtataaataataacacctatttaaataatcaattaaatttgagAAGGTACAAAAACTGCATTGGTCGATTCATAAAGAAATATTAGATCATACCTAATCAAAGCAACTTATAAAGTtccttactatattttttttattttatataacttaagaTTTGTTAAccaattaacaaataacatttatttatatatataaataaactttaaaaactgTGATTTCATTTATATCGTTCAAGTACCTACTAAGTAGTTTAACCCAATAACCCATTAATTTAATAGAAGTGCGTCCAATTTAATTATAGTTCCTACCTACCTAACCACAAatttgatatacatttatatacagtgCTTGAATTATAGGTGGACGTTTTGTGATTTATTTGAAACGGAACGTTGGGAACGCAACATTTACTACTTAGGTTTAGTGAATTCATAAATAATCAGTTTTTCTGATgcaaattatacctatataacctatagccataatatttgtacatttgtatcgactatgaaaaaaaaatgattgtaaaattccttaacgtaaaatataatgataagaaAGTATTATGCCCTTTGACCATATAaactaagtttattttttacttagttTATATGGTCGAAGATTACGAGTATGCTCACAgaagtataaatacattaaatctgTGATTattccataaataataaatattatatttattggattgatataatcgtaatataaattataattgaatgatataataaataataaaattaataagtgtttatacaatttaatgattttttgggATTATGGGTGGCTGAAGGGAGGGAATTTGCCCCCCAACGGTAATATGACAGTAAATTTTGTATGGAACGCTCGTTCTATCCAATATCCACTGAGTGTCTGAGTCCcccttttagttttttttccaaatcaaacACTGCATGTAGGTATACTACCTAGTCAGCGTAGAAAGACGCGTTAGAGCCCTTGGCAATCTTAGAAAAAAGCGCTTTTACCGATTAAAAAATTTGACAAATGTACCATGTACGCAATATActcgttaataacaataattaatgaaacaCTAATGGAAAAATTTGGTATTTTCTTTATGTTATTttcataacttaattattaaattcacacGTAGTGTGTATGAATAAACAAAATCGTACACAGAAAATTTCGTTTTCTAagtagaataaaaatactatttttgtagGCATACTTCGTCACACTCCTTGCTACGCTATTGAGCACTGGCTATATTCTATACCTTTTAATACTTACTTATCTCTATAGTACTATATTAAGtagttgatatattatttcttattgtaGTATATATTGGTAGCAAGGCCGTAACTGGGAGGAGGGTCCACAGGGTTCACCCCCTCCcgacattttttttcagttacggccttgattggtagtacatattatataataatataaaacgtaaactatttacaatttattcatattttacattataatttattataaatgctaataaaataataaactggctaaataatgtttgttattaattttcctttaataaggaactaataaactatatacctattggctattaaactatgtatttcttatttattttttattttgttcaaaaacatttaaataatattatacatcagtttttgttttcataaataatatttatatttcttccaCTCTTCGATTAATGttcttatttatatagtttataaaagttTTCTGCAACTCTTTTTAACTTTCCTTGTttctttttttagaaattgtagTTTATTCTAAATATACGAAAATAAATCGTAAATCATTACATTGTTTTAGCTTCATAAATAGCACACATCGACAATGAATACGATTCTTATTCTTCAAAATATACAGATTCGGAatagttttatgtatttatacctcAATGGGTTCAATGTTACATAACAGTTAAACTTTAAACGTACACGATGGAAAAATTATTGCGAGTCCATGTGGTGGTaagaaattagtaattacttatatattttaataatatagcctTGGCAGAGTCGGATTGGCTCGACGAGTTATACCGAGTAAAACTCGTTGGGCGGTGACGATTTCCAAAATCAAACGTTCATGTCATGAGGAGCCGCTGatcgaaaatatattaaaaatataaaaaaaaaaattaaaaaaattgatgaaatagAGATTAAATGTTGGACTCGCACAAACTATAATACATGGTTGAAGGTTGTTGTCTGTTGATTTTAAAACTCGGTGAGCTGAATTTGTCCAATCCGGACCTAAATCTTGGTTAGTACAGCTAAGTTAAACTAGGTATCTACCTAATTAAAGtaagataattttatgtattttgtaaatatatatttatgtatatagacttattgaattatttttagtatttattgtagttgtaatgtagtatataatatataagtatttttattgttttacatattacatttatttacatacattacATTTACGGATAGAGGATCACCTGTGTTTAGGGCAGATAATAATTCAGTGACTATAGACTAGAGAATTTCGGcgatttagataatattagaataaaaattgtttcatcATCCACGTATTATTCGTACCGCGtaggtaactatattattattttatttagttgtccCCTTACGCATCACCACCACTCatcacttaattttattatcaaacacATAGACTACCGCTGGCCggcaatatacattatacacacacgTACATATTATccgattttttcaatattatatatgcagtaTAATGTTGATTCAGTTCGTATAACAgcacaaattgtatttttatttctaggtTCTTTATTGggctaaattatattgtattattatttattggtacatAGTTTAAGTTGTtgtaaaggtttttttaaaattattttaatacatttattatattatgtgtgta includes:
- the LOC132918010 gene encoding armadillo repeat-containing protein 8-like; translated protein: MVPHPIFVMNAETSRYYIDNLYTQDNAKCYQALNFVKNSIMGSNKQKGIVIANGILPRLLQVLPDQSKTPDIRLETVVILGSLAKGTEDQVKALVDANVVTYIFNAFLMDDEPKFTEACLRCICTILQFPFSDYSVVFSDVAIIRKLIKTIEDSISNSICAMSILSYSCRTTAHQNILWEEGIGFILANLLNTELDDLSIATLKCFARVCQDNPMISAALEETEYNGKTMPEMLDSMRGGDRPTSMRLAASKCITCLYRAGALEVNDSKVMFGALPTLVRLCQNDQKWEHRVEAAEILAVLIEDDAELQSLASISNHLLQTLAEFVNYPAHPLGEYGGTYGEHRSKEMKQAAFKVFASLGANDEEIRKRIIETDNLIDHIVLGLKDPSPKVQLAAVRCLHSLSRSVQQLRTTFQDHSVWKPLMTLLEGASDEILSVTSSTLCNLLLEFSPSKEPILESGAIELFCSLTKRDDHSLRLNGIWALMNMAFQAEQKIKSQILSTLGTDQIFNLLSDSHINILMKTLGLLRNLLSTKPHIDYIMNLCGGDIIQAVMMILEGDHLPEVKEQALCILANIADGDIAKDYIMRNNEILKKIQEYMTNCNAKLQAAAIFCVSNLVWKEDSGAADRQAKLKEMGIFKLLQQLITTSDSLLFDKVKTALTQFSDS